The Saccopteryx leptura isolate mSacLep1 chromosome 2, mSacLep1_pri_phased_curated, whole genome shotgun sequence genome has a window encoding:
- the GDF11 gene encoding growth/differentiation factor 11 produces the protein MVLAAPLLLGFLLLALELRPRGEAAESPAVAAAAGVGGERSSRPAPSAAPEPDGCPVCVWRQHSRELRLESIKSQILSKLRLKEAPNISREVVKQLLPKAPPLQQILDLHDFQGDALQPEDFLEEDEYHATTETVISMAQETDPAVQTDGSPLCCHFHFSPKVMFTKVLKAQLWVYLRPVPRPATVYLQILRLKPLTGEGTAGGGGGGRRHIRIRSLKIELHSRSGHWQSIDFKQVLHSWFRQPQSNWGIEINAFDPSGTDLAVTSLGPGAEGLHPFMELRVLENTKRSRRNLGLDCDEHSSESRCCRYPLTVDFEAFGWDWIIAPKRYKANYCSGQCEYMFMQKYPHTHLVQQANPRGSAGPCCTPTKMSPINMLYFNDKQQIIYGKIPGMVVDRCGCS, from the exons atGGTGCTCGCGGCCCCCCTACTGCtgggcttcctgctcctcgccctGGAGCTGCGGCCCCGGGGGGAGGCGGCCGAGAGCCCCGCGGTGGCGGCAGCGGCAGGGGTCGGGGGGGAGCGCTCGAGCCGACCAGCCCCGTCCGCGGCGCCGGAGCCCGACGGCTGCCCCGTGTGCGTGTGGCGGCAGCACAGCCGCGAGCTGCGCCTGGAGAGCATCAAGTCGCAGATcctgagcaaactgaggctcaaggaggCTCCCAACATTAGCCGCGAGGTGGTGAAGCAGCTGCTGCCCAAGGCGCCGCCGCTGCAGCAGATCCTGGACCTGCACGATTTCCAGGGCGATGCGCTGCAGCCcgaggacttcctggaggaggacgAGTACCACGCCACCACTGAGACTGTCATTAGCATGGCCCAGGAGA CGGACCCTGCGGTGCAGACAGATGGCAGCCCTCTCTGCTGCCATTTCCACTTCAGCCCAAAGGTGATGTTCACAAAGGTACTAAAGGCCCAGCTGTGGGTGTATCTACGGCCGGTGCCCCGCCCAGCCACAGTCTACCTGCAGATATTGCGGCTGAAACCCCTTACTGGGGAAGGgactgctgggggagggggcggaggcCGACGACACATCCGTATCCGCTCACTCAAGATTGAGCTGCACTCACGCTCCGGCCACTGGCAGAGCATCGACTTCAAGCAAGTGCTACATAGCTGGTTCCGCCAGCCACAGAGCAACTGGGGCATCGAGATCAACGCCTTTGATCCCAGTGGTACAGACCTGGCTGTCACCTCCCTGGGGCCAGGAGCTGAGGGGCTG CATCCTTTCATGGAGCTTCGAGTTCTAGAGAACACAAAACGGTCTCGGCGGAACCTGGGCCTGGACTGCGATGAGCACTCAAGTGAGTCCCGCTGCTGTCGGTATCCCCTCACAGTAGACTTTGAGGCTTTCGGCTGGGACTGGATCATCGCACCTAAACGCTACAAGGCCAATTACTGCTCCGGCCAGTGCGAGTACATGTTCATGCAAAAGTATCCGCACACCCACTTGGTGCAACAGGCTAATCCAAGAGGTTCTGCTGGGCCCTGCTGTACCCCTACCAAGATGTCCCCAATCAACATGCTCTACTTCAATGACAAGCAGCAGATTATCTACGGCAAGATCCCTGGCATGGTGGTGGATCGCTGTGGCTGCTCTTAA